The following coding sequences lie in one Klebsiella huaxiensis genomic window:
- the secG gene encoding preprotein translocase subunit SecG — translation MYEALLVVFLIVAIGLVGLIMLQQGKGADMGASFGAGASGTLFGSSGSGNFMTRMTGILAALFFIISLALGNINSNKTNKGSEWDNLSAPKTEQTQPTAPAQPSSDIPR, via the coding sequence ACGAAGCTCTTTTAGTTGTTTTCCTTATTGTGGCGATTGGCCTGGTTGGTCTGATTATGCTGCAGCAAGGTAAAGGCGCTGATATGGGAGCCTCCTTCGGAGCAGGCGCTTCCGGCACGTTGTTTGGTTCTAGTGGTTCAGGTAACTTCATGACCCGCATGACAGGCATTCTTGCTGCGCTGTTCTTCATCATCAGTCTGGCGCTGGGTAACATCAACAGCAACAAGACCAATAAAGGAAGTGAGTGGGATAATCTGAGTGCTCCAAAAACTGAGCAAACTCAGCCGACAGCTCCGGCCCAGCCGAGCAGTGATATCCCGCGCTAA